In Serratia sp. FDAARGOS_506, a genomic segment contains:
- the nuoK gene encoding NADH-quinone oxidoreductase subunit NuoK, with product MIPLQHGLILAAILFVLGLTGLLVRRNLLFMLISLEVMINAAALAFIVAGSYWGQADGQVMYILAISLAAAEASIGLALLLQLYRRRHTLNIDTVSEMRG from the coding sequence ATGATCCCTCTTCAACACGGCCTGATCCTGGCGGCTATCCTGTTTGTGCTCGGGCTGACCGGGCTGCTGGTGCGCCGCAACCTGCTGTTTATGCTGATCAGCCTGGAAGTGATGATCAACGCTGCGGCGTTGGCGTTTATCGTGGCGGGAAGCTACTGGGGCCAGGCGGACGGTCAGGTGATGTACATCCTGGCGATCAGCCTGGCGGCAGCCGAGGCCAGTATCGGCCTGGCGCTGCTGCTGCAGCTCTACCGTCGTCGTCATACCCTGAATATTGATACTGTCAGTGAGATGCGCGGATGA
- the nuoI gene encoding NADH-quinone oxidoreductase subunit NuoI, which translates to MTLKELVVGFGTQVRSIWMIGMHAFAKRETQMYPEEPVYLPPRYRGRIVLTRDPDGEERCVACNLCAVACPVGCISLQKAEQKDGRWYPEFFRINFSRCIFCGLCEEACPTTAIQLTPDFELGEYKRQDLVYEKEDLLISGPGKYPEYNFYRMAGMAIDGKAKGEAENEAKPIDVKGLLP; encoded by the coding sequence ATGACATTGAAAGAGTTAGTGGTTGGTTTCGGCACCCAGGTGCGCAGCATTTGGATGATTGGCATGCATGCCTTCGCCAAGCGCGAAACCCAGATGTATCCGGAAGAACCGGTTTACCTGCCGCCGCGCTACCGCGGCCGCATCGTGCTGACGCGCGATCCGGACGGCGAAGAGCGCTGCGTCGCCTGTAACCTGTGTGCGGTTGCCTGCCCGGTCGGCTGTATCTCGCTGCAAAAAGCGGAGCAGAAAGACGGCCGTTGGTATCCGGAGTTCTTCCGCATCAACTTCTCGCGCTGCATTTTCTGTGGCCTGTGCGAAGAGGCTTGCCCAACCACCGCTATCCAGCTGACGCCGGATTTCGAACTGGGTGAGTACAAGCGCCAGGATCTGGTGTACGAAAAAGAAGATCTGTTGATCTCGGGGCCGGGTAAATATCCGGAATATAACTTCTACCGGATGGCCGGTATGGCGATTGACGGCAAAGCCAAAGGCGAAGCCGAAAACGAAGCCAAGCCGATCGACGTCAAAGGTCTGTTGCCCTAA
- the nuoL gene encoding NADH-quinone oxidoreductase subunit L, with protein sequence MNLLYLTILLPLIGFLLLAFSRGRWSENTAATVGVGSIGLAALVTVYVAMDFFAQKAAGVQLFEQSLWTWMAVGNFNIGVTLVLDGLSLTMLSVVTGVGFFIHMFASWYMRGEEGYSRFFAYTNLFIASMVVLVLADNLLLMYLGWEGVGLCSYLLIGFYYKDPANGAAAMKAFIVTRVGDVFLAFALFILYNELGTLNIRELMILAPQKLAVGDTAITWATLMLLGGAVGKSAQLPLQTWLADAMAGPTPVSALIHAATMVTAGVYLIARTHGLFLMAPEVLHLVGIVGAVTLLLAGFAALVQTDIKRVLAYSTMSQIGYMFLALGVQAWDAAIFHLMTHAFFKALLFLSSGSVILACHHEQNIFKMGGLRKSIPLVYVCFLVGGAALSALPLVTAGFFSKDEILAGAMANGHINLMVAGLVGAFMTSLYTFRMIFIVFHGEEKIKAHAGKGITHHLPLLVLLVLSTFVGAMIVPPLQGVLPDTTELAHGSVLTLEITSGVVAIVGILLAAALWLGKRSLVNSIANSAPGRFFSTWWFHAWGFDWLYDKVFVKPYLGIAKLLQRDPLNSLMNLPAVFSRWGNRGLTVSENGQVRWYIASMGVGAVVVLALLILV encoded by the coding sequence ATGAACCTATTATATTTAACAATTCTGCTACCGCTGATCGGGTTCCTGCTGTTGGCATTTTCCCGCGGTCGTTGGTCTGAGAACACGGCGGCCACCGTCGGCGTGGGCTCTATCGGCCTGGCTGCGCTGGTCACGGTATATGTGGCGATGGATTTCTTCGCCCAGAAAGCCGCCGGCGTACAGCTGTTCGAGCAAAGCCTGTGGACCTGGATGGCCGTCGGCAACTTCAATATCGGCGTGACCCTGGTGCTGGACGGCCTGTCGCTGACCATGCTGTCGGTGGTCACCGGCGTTGGCTTCTTCATCCACATGTTCGCCTCTTGGTACATGCGCGGTGAAGAGGGCTACTCGCGCTTCTTCGCTTACACCAACCTGTTTATCGCCAGCATGGTGGTATTGGTACTGGCGGACAACCTGCTGCTGATGTATCTGGGTTGGGAAGGTGTGGGCCTGTGCAGCTACCTGTTGATCGGTTTCTACTACAAAGATCCGGCCAACGGCGCGGCGGCGATGAAAGCCTTCATCGTGACCCGCGTGGGCGACGTGTTCCTGGCGTTCGCGCTGTTCATCCTCTACAACGAGCTGGGCACGCTGAATATCCGCGAGCTGATGATCCTGGCACCGCAGAAACTGGCGGTGGGCGATACGGCCATCACCTGGGCGACCCTGATGCTGCTGGGCGGCGCGGTCGGTAAATCGGCGCAGCTGCCGTTGCAAACCTGGTTGGCGGACGCGATGGCGGGCCCAACCCCGGTTTCCGCACTGATCCACGCGGCGACCATGGTGACCGCGGGCGTCTATCTGATCGCCCGTACGCACGGCCTGTTCCTGATGGCACCGGAAGTGCTGCACCTGGTGGGCATCGTCGGTGCGGTCACTCTGCTGCTGGCCGGCTTCGCCGCGCTGGTGCAGACCGACATCAAGCGCGTGCTTGCTTACTCTACCATGAGCCAGATCGGTTACATGTTCCTGGCGCTGGGTGTGCAGGCATGGGACGCGGCGATCTTCCACCTGATGACTCACGCGTTCTTCAAGGCGCTGCTGTTCCTGTCGTCCGGTTCGGTGATCCTGGCTTGCCACCACGAGCAAAACATCTTCAAGATGGGCGGCCTGCGCAAGAGCATCCCGCTGGTGTACGTCTGCTTCCTGGTAGGTGGCGCGGCGCTGTCTGCGTTGCCGCTGGTCACGGCCGGCTTCTTCAGTAAGGACGAGATCCTGGCGGGCGCGATGGCCAACGGCCACATCAACCTGATGGTGGCCGGCCTGGTCGGTGCATTCATGACCTCGCTGTACACCTTCCGTATGATTTTCATCGTGTTCCATGGCGAAGAGAAAATCAAAGCGCATGCCGGTAAAGGCATCACTCACCACCTGCCGCTGTTGGTTCTGCTGGTGCTGTCCACCTTCGTCGGCGCGATGATCGTGCCGCCGTTGCAGGGCGTGTTGCCGGATACGACCGAACTGGCGCACGGCAGCGTGCTGACGCTGGAAATCACCTCCGGCGTGGTGGCTATCGTCGGCATTTTGCTGGCGGCTGCGCTGTGGCTGGGCAAACGCAGCCTGGTCAACAGCATCGCCAACAGCGCGCCGGGGCGTTTCTTCTCGACCTGGTGGTTCCATGCCTGGGGCTTCGACTGGCTGTATGACAAAGTGTTCGTCAAGCCGTACCTGGGCATTGCGAAGCTGCTGCAACGCGATCCGCTGAACTCGCTGATGAACCTGCCGGCCGTCTTCTCCCGCTGGGGGAACCGCGGTCTGACGGTGAGCGAGAACGGTCAGGTGCGTTGGTATATAGCGTCTATGGGTGTGGGTGCAGTGGTCGTATTGGCTCTGTTGATTTTGGTTTAA
- the nuoE gene encoding NADH-quinone oxidoreductase subunit NuoE — MHDQKDNHAVNDALEPINAAAPQSGVDAFVLSAEERDAIEHEKHHYEDPRAASIEALKIVQKQRGWVPDGAIYAIAEVLGIPASDVEGVATFYSQIFRQPVGRHVIRYCDSVVCHITGYQGIQAAIEKKLNIKPGQTTFDGRFTLLPTCCLGNCDKGPTMMIDEDTHSQLKPEDIETLLEQYQ; from the coding sequence ATGCATGATCAAAAAGACAATCACGCAGTCAATGATGCGCTCGAGCCCATCAACGCAGCCGCTCCTCAGAGCGGCGTTGATGCATTTGTACTGAGCGCGGAAGAACGTGATGCGATCGAGCACGAAAAGCACCATTACGAGGATCCGCGCGCCGCTTCCATCGAAGCACTGAAAATTGTGCAGAAGCAGCGCGGCTGGGTTCCGGACGGTGCGATTTACGCCATCGCGGAAGTGCTGGGTATCCCCGCCAGCGACGTAGAAGGCGTGGCCACGTTCTACAGCCAGATTTTCCGTCAGCCAGTAGGACGTCACGTGATCCGTTATTGTGACAGCGTCGTTTGTCACATCACCGGTTACCAGGGCATTCAGGCCGCTATCGAGAAGAAGCTGAACATCAAGCCGGGTCAAACCACCTTTGATGGCCGCTTCACGCTGTTGCCGACCTGCTGTCTGGGCAACTGCGATAAAGGGCCGACCATGATGATTGACGAGGACACTCACAGTCAGCTGAAGCCTGAAGATATCGAGACGCTACTGGAGCAGTATCAATGA
- the nuoG gene encoding NADH-quinone oxidoreductase subunit NuoG, with protein MATIHVDGKEYEVDGADNLLQACLSLGLDIPYFCWHPALGSVGACRQCAVKQYQNAEDTRGRLVMSCMTPASDGTFISIDDGEAKQFRESVVEWLMTNHPHDCPVCEEGGNCHLQDMTVMTGHSFRRYRFTKRTHNNQELGPFISHEMNRCIACYRCVRYYKDYADGTDFGVYGAHDNVYFGRPESGTLESEFSGNLVEVCPTGVFTDKTHSERYNRKWDMQFAPSICQQCSIGCNTSPGERYGELRRIENRYNGSVNHYFLCDRGRFGYGYVNQKDRPRQPQQLRGDDWITLNAEQAMQGAADILRQAKKTIGIGSPRASLESNFALRELVGAENYYTGIAQAEQSRLALMLNVLKNGGVHTPALREIEDYDAVLVLGEDLTQTGARIALSVRQAVKGKARAMAAAQRVADWQIAAVQNIGQHAKYPLFTTNVDNTRLDDIAAWNYRAPVDEQARFGFAIAHALDSAAPAVNDLAEGLNKKVDIIVQALTGARKPLIVTGSNAGSEAIIEAAANIAKALKGRGSDVGITFVAGAANSMGLAMIGGGSLDQALEQLASGAADTAIVMENDLYRHAPAAQVDAALAKVNNLIVADHQRTAIMDKANLILSSASFAESDGTLINQEGRAQRFFQVYDPAYYDDAKKNQFTVMLESWRWMHSLHSTYTSRHVDWTQLDDVIAACVAALPQLQGIVDAAPDATFRIRGQKLARSPHRSSGRTAMRANISVHEPRQPQDKDTMFAFSMEGNNSPLADRQQIPFAWAPGWNSPQAWNKFQAEVGGKLRHGDPGVRLIEAGEGSLGYFDRVPAAFNPNDGWRVAPYYHLFGSDEMSQRSHVIQQRMPEAYVMVNPADAATLGVNAGSLVEFSCAGQTLRLPVRLSETLTQGQVGLPLGLPGIPPILVGAKVDNLREAAR; from the coding sequence ATGGCTACGATTCATGTAGACGGCAAAGAGTATGAGGTAGACGGAGCGGACAACCTGCTGCAGGCTTGTCTCTCCCTCGGCCTTGATATTCCTTACTTTTGCTGGCATCCGGCGCTGGGAAGCGTCGGCGCTTGCCGCCAATGTGCGGTAAAGCAATACCAAAACGCGGAAGATACGCGCGGCCGTTTGGTGATGTCCTGTATGACCCCGGCGTCCGACGGCACCTTCATCTCCATCGATGACGGCGAAGCGAAGCAGTTCCGTGAAAGCGTGGTCGAGTGGTTGATGACCAACCACCCGCACGATTGCCCGGTCTGTGAGGAAGGCGGTAACTGTCACCTGCAGGATATGACGGTAATGACCGGCCACAGCTTCCGTCGCTACCGCTTCACCAAACGCACCCACAACAATCAGGAGCTGGGTCCGTTCATCTCGCACGAGATGAACCGCTGCATCGCCTGCTACCGCTGCGTGCGTTACTACAAAGACTATGCGGACGGCACCGACTTCGGCGTGTACGGCGCGCACGACAACGTCTACTTCGGTCGCCCGGAAAGCGGCACGCTGGAAAGCGAGTTCTCCGGCAACCTGGTGGAAGTGTGCCCGACCGGCGTATTCACCGACAAAACGCACTCCGAACGCTATAACCGTAAATGGGACATGCAGTTCGCGCCGAGCATTTGCCAGCAGTGCAGCATCGGCTGTAACACCAGCCCGGGTGAGCGCTATGGCGAGCTGCGCCGTATCGAAAACCGTTACAACGGCAGCGTGAACCACTACTTCCTGTGCGACCGCGGCCGTTTCGGTTACGGCTACGTCAACCAGAAAGATCGTCCGCGTCAACCGCAGCAGCTGCGCGGCGATGACTGGATCACTCTGAACGCCGAGCAGGCGATGCAGGGCGCGGCGGACATCCTGCGTCAGGCGAAGAAAACCATCGGTATCGGCTCCCCGCGTGCCAGCCTGGAAAGCAACTTCGCGCTGCGCGAGCTGGTCGGCGCCGAGAACTACTACACCGGTATCGCTCAGGCGGAGCAATCACGCCTGGCGCTGATGCTGAACGTGCTGAAAAACGGCGGCGTCCATACGCCGGCGCTGCGTGAGATCGAAGATTACGACGCGGTGCTGGTGCTGGGCGAAGACCTGACGCAAACCGGTGCGCGCATCGCGCTGTCCGTGCGCCAGGCCGTCAAAGGTAAAGCCCGCGCGATGGCGGCGGCACAGCGCGTGGCCGACTGGCAGATCGCGGCGGTGCAAAACATCGGTCAGCACGCCAAGTACCCGCTGTTCACCACCAACGTTGACAACACTCGCCTGGACGACATCGCCGCCTGGAACTACCGCGCGCCGGTAGACGAGCAGGCGCGCTTCGGCTTCGCCATCGCTCACGCGCTGGACAGCGCGGCGCCGGCGGTGAACGACCTGGCTGAAGGCCTGAACAAGAAAGTCGATATCATCGTGCAGGCGCTGACCGGCGCACGCAAACCGTTGATCGTGACCGGCAGCAACGCCGGCAGCGAAGCCATCATCGAAGCGGCGGCCAACATCGCCAAAGCGTTGAAAGGCCGCGGTTCCGATGTTGGCATCACCTTCGTGGCGGGCGCTGCCAACAGCATGGGTCTGGCGATGATCGGCGGCGGTTCGCTCGATCAGGCGCTGGAACAGCTGGCGAGCGGCGCAGCCGATACCGCCATCGTGATGGAAAACGATCTCTATCGTCATGCGCCGGCGGCGCAGGTGGACGCAGCGTTGGCCAAGGTCAACAACCTGATCGTCGCCGACCACCAGCGCACCGCGATCATGGACAAAGCCAACCTGATCCTCTCCTCGGCCAGCTTCGCCGAGAGCGACGGTACGCTGATCAACCAGGAAGGCCGCGCGCAGCGCTTCTTCCAGGTATACGATCCGGCTTACTACGACGACGCCAAGAAAAACCAGTTCACCGTGATGCTGGAAAGCTGGCGCTGGATGCACTCGCTGCACTCCACCTACACCAGTCGCCACGTGGACTGGACACAGCTCGATGACGTGATCGCCGCTTGCGTCGCCGCGTTGCCGCAGCTGCAGGGCATCGTTGACGCCGCGCCGGACGCGACTTTCCGCATTCGCGGTCAGAAGCTGGCGCGTTCGCCGCACCGTTCCAGCGGCCGTACCGCCATGCGCGCCAACATCAGCGTGCACGAGCCGCGTCAGCCGCAGGATAAGGACACCATGTTCGCCTTCTCGATGGAAGGAAACAACAGCCCGCTGGCCGATCGTCAACAAATCCCGTTCGCCTGGGCGCCAGGCTGGAACTCACCGCAGGCATGGAACAAGTTCCAGGCCGAAGTGGGCGGCAAACTGCGCCACGGCGATCCGGGTGTGCGCCTGATCGAAGCGGGGGAGGGCAGCCTCGGTTACTTCGACCGCGTGCCTGCCGCGTTCAATCCGAACGACGGATGGCGTGTCGCGCCGTACTACCACCTGTTCGGCAGCGACGAAATGTCGCAGCGCTCTCACGTAATCCAGCAGCGCATGCCGGAAGCCTACGTGATGGTCAACCCGGCCGACGCGGCGACGCTTGGCGTCAACGCGGGCAGCCTGGTGGAGTTCAGCTGCGCGGGCCAGACTCTGCGTCTGCCGGTGCGTCTGAGTGAAACCCTGACCCAGGGCCAGGTTGGTTTGCCGCTCGGCTTGCCAGGGATCCCGCCGATCTTGGTGGGTGCTAAGGTAGACAATCTGCGGGAGGCGGCACGATGA
- the nuoH gene encoding NADH-quinone oxidoreductase subunit NuoH has translation MSWFTPEVIDILIAVLKAVVILLVVVACGAFMSFGERRLLGLFQNRYGPNRVGWGGSLQLVADMIKMFFKEDWVPRFSDRVIFTLAPMIAFTSLLLAFAIVPVSPTWAVSDLNIGILFFLMMAGLAVYAVLFAGWSSNNKYSLLGAMRASAQTLSYEVFIGLSLMGVVMQAGSFNMQAIVESQAHVWNVIPQFFGFVTFAIAGVAVCHRHPFDQPEAEQELADGYHIEYSGMKFGLFFVGEYIGIVTVSALIVTLFFGGWQGPFLPPFIWFALKTAFFMMMFILIRAALPRPRYDQVMSFGWKVCLPLTLLNLLATAAVILYNAQ, from the coding sequence ATGAGCTGGTTTACCCCTGAGGTGATCGACATTCTGATCGCCGTTCTTAAAGCGGTCGTGATCCTGTTGGTGGTCGTGGCGTGCGGGGCATTCATGAGCTTCGGCGAACGCCGCCTGCTCGGCCTGTTCCAGAACCGCTACGGACCGAACCGCGTAGGCTGGGGCGGCTCGCTGCAGCTGGTCGCCGACATGATCAAAATGTTCTTCAAGGAAGACTGGGTGCCGAGATTCTCCGACCGGGTGATCTTCACCCTGGCGCCGATGATCGCCTTTACTTCCCTGTTGCTGGCATTTGCCATCGTTCCGGTCAGCCCGACCTGGGCGGTGTCCGATCTCAACATCGGTATTCTGTTCTTCCTGATGATGGCCGGCCTGGCGGTGTACGCCGTGCTGTTCGCCGGATGGTCGAGCAACAACAAATACTCGCTGTTGGGCGCGATGCGCGCCTCTGCGCAAACCCTGAGCTACGAAGTGTTCATCGGCCTGTCACTGATGGGCGTAGTGATGCAGGCGGGCTCATTCAACATGCAGGCGATCGTTGAATCCCAGGCGCACGTCTGGAACGTCATTCCGCAGTTCTTCGGCTTCGTGACCTTCGCGATCGCCGGCGTGGCGGTGTGCCACCGTCACCCGTTTGACCAGCCGGAAGCCGAGCAGGAACTGGCCGACGGTTACCACATCGAATATTCCGGCATGAAGTTCGGTCTGTTCTTCGTGGGGGAATACATCGGTATCGTCACCGTGTCCGCCCTGATTGTGACGTTGTTCTTCGGCGGCTGGCAGGGTCCGTTCCTGCCGCCATTCATTTGGTTCGCGTTGAAAACGGCCTTCTTCATGATGATGTTCATCCTGATCCGTGCCGCGCTGCCGCGTCCGCGTTATGACCAGGTGATGTCCTTCGGCTGGAAAGTGTGCCTGCCGCTGACGCTGCTGAACCTGCTGGCAACCGCCGCGGTCATTTTGTACAACGCTCAATAA
- the nuoJ gene encoding NADH-quinone oxidoreductase subunit J: MEIAFYLAGLIAVAATIRVITHTNPVHALLYLIVSLLAISAVFFSLGAYFAAALEIIVYAGAIMVLFVFVVMMLNLGNVQQQERDWMKPTVWIGPGLLSLALLVVLIVAIRSVSDQGISGEMVDAKAVGISLFGPYVLAVELASMLLLAGLVVAFHIGREHKPGEVLSNAPASGEMARRKSEEQA; this comes from the coding sequence ATGGAAATTGCATTTTACCTGGCAGGTTTGATTGCGGTGGCCGCGACGATTCGCGTGATCACCCATACCAACCCTGTGCATGCGCTGCTGTATCTGATCGTCTCGTTATTGGCGATCTCGGCAGTCTTCTTCTCTCTCGGCGCCTACTTTGCCGCCGCGTTGGAAATCATCGTCTATGCGGGCGCCATCATGGTGCTGTTCGTGTTCGTGGTGATGATGCTGAACCTCGGCAACGTACAGCAGCAAGAGCGCGACTGGATGAAGCCGACGGTGTGGATCGGGCCTGGCCTGTTGTCGCTGGCGCTGCTGGTGGTATTGATCGTCGCTATCCGCAGCGTATCCGACCAGGGTATCAGCGGCGAGATGGTCGACGCGAAGGCGGTGGGCATCAGCCTGTTCGGGCCTTACGTACTGGCGGTTGAGCTGGCTTCAATGCTGCTGTTGGCGGGTCTGGTTGTCGCCTTCCATATCGGCCGCGAGCACAAGCCTGGCGAGGTGCTGAGCAACGCGCCGGCGAGTGGCGAAATGGCGAGAAGAAAATCGGAGGAGCAAGCATGA
- the nuoM gene encoding NADH-quinone oxidoreductase subunit M produces MLLPWLILIPFIGGLLCWQLERFGTKVPRWIALIAMGLTLALSLQLWMQGGYTLTTPKGIPQWQSEFLLPWIPRFGISIHLALDGLSLLMVVLTGLLGVLAILCSWREIQKYQGFFHLNLLWILGGVIGVFLAIDMFLFFFFWEMMLVPMYFLIALWGHKASDGKTRITAATKFFIYTQASGLVMLIAILGLVFVHYNATGVWTFDYEDLLQTPMSHNVQYVLMLGFFIAFAVKMPVVPLHGWLPDAHSQAPTAGSVDLAGILLKTAAYGLLRFSLPLFPEASHEFAPIAMWLGVVGIFYGAWMAFAQTDIKRLIAYTSVSHMGFVLIAIYTGSQLAYQGAVIQMIAHGLSAAGMFIICGQLYERLHTRDMRQMGGLWGRIKFIPALSLFFAVATLGMPGTGNFVGEFMILFGSYQVVPVITVISTFGLVFASVYSLIMMQRAYYGAPKSDQPLQGMTARELFIILLLVVLLVLLGVYPQPILDTSNAAMSNVQHWFGSSVSAISTTRP; encoded by the coding sequence ATGCTATTACCTTGGCTAATTCTTATCCCCTTTATCGGCGGTCTGCTGTGCTGGCAGCTTGAGCGCTTCGGTACTAAGGTACCGCGCTGGATAGCGCTGATCGCAATGGGGCTGACGTTGGCGCTCTCTCTGCAGCTGTGGATGCAGGGCGGCTATACATTGACCACGCCGAAAGGCATTCCGCAGTGGCAGAGCGAATTCTTGCTGCCGTGGATCCCGCGCTTCGGCATCTCCATCCACCTGGCGCTGGACGGCCTGTCGCTGCTGATGGTGGTGTTGACCGGTCTGCTGGGTGTGCTGGCGATCCTCTGTTCCTGGCGTGAAATCCAGAAGTATCAGGGCTTCTTCCACCTCAACCTGCTGTGGATCCTGGGCGGCGTTATCGGCGTGTTCCTCGCCATCGACATGTTCCTGTTCTTCTTCTTCTGGGAAATGATGTTGGTGCCGATGTACTTCCTGATCGCGCTGTGGGGCCACAAGGCGTCGGACGGTAAAACCCGCATCACTGCAGCGACCAAGTTCTTCATCTACACCCAGGCCAGCGGTCTGGTGATGCTGATTGCGATCCTGGGCCTGGTGTTCGTGCACTACAACGCGACCGGCGTGTGGACCTTCGATTACGAAGACCTGCTGCAAACGCCGATGTCCCACAACGTGCAATATGTATTGATGCTGGGCTTCTTCATCGCCTTCGCGGTGAAAATGCCGGTGGTGCCGCTGCATGGCTGGTTGCCGGATGCGCACAGCCAGGCACCGACCGCAGGTTCCGTCGACCTGGCGGGCATCTTGCTGAAAACCGCGGCCTATGGCCTGCTGCGTTTCAGTCTGCCGCTGTTCCCTGAGGCTTCGCACGAATTCGCGCCAATCGCCATGTGGCTGGGCGTGGTCGGTATCTTCTACGGCGCCTGGATGGCGTTCGCGCAGACCGACATCAAGCGTCTGATTGCCTACACCTCGGTTTCGCACATGGGCTTCGTGCTGATCGCCATCTACACCGGCAGCCAGTTGGCTTACCAGGGCGCGGTGATCCAGATGATCGCGCACGGTCTGTCAGCCGCCGGTATGTTTATCATCTGCGGCCAGCTGTATGAGCGTCTGCATACCCGTGACATGCGTCAGATGGGCGGCCTGTGGGGGCGTATCAAGTTCATCCCTGCGCTGTCGCTGTTCTTCGCCGTGGCTACGCTGGGGATGCCGGGTACCGGTAACTTCGTCGGCGAATTCATGATTCTGTTCGGCAGCTACCAGGTGGTGCCGGTGATCACCGTGATTTCTACCTTTGGTCTGGTGTTCGCTTCGGTTTACTCGCTGATCATGATGCAGCGCGCTTATTACGGTGCGCCTAAATCCGACCAGCCGCTGCAGGGCATGACCGCGCGCGAGCTGTTCATCATTCTGCTGCTGGTGGTGTTGCTGGTTCTGCTGGGGGTTTACCCGCAGCCGATTCTGGATACTTCCAACGCGGCGATGAGCAACGTGCAACACTGGTTTGGTTCGTCAGTTTCAGCAATTTCAACAACAAGGCCGTAA
- the nuoF gene encoding NADH-quinone oxidoreductase subunit NuoF, producing MTKHIVRTPETHPLTWRLRDDKQPLWLDEYRSKNGYAGAEKALKGLAPDEIVSLVKDSGLKGRGGAGFSTGLKWSLMPKDESMNIRYLLCNADEMEPGTYKDRLLMEQLPHLLVEGMLISAFALKAYRGYIFLRGEYIEAAAHLRRAIAEATEAGYLGKNILGTGFDFELIVHTGAGRYICGEETALINSLEGRRANPRSKPPFPASAGVWGKPTCVNNVETLCNVPAILANGVEWYTGISGSEDKGTKLMGFSGRVKNPGVWELPFGTTAREILEDYAGGMRDGLRFKAWQPGGAGTDFLTADHLDLPMEYGAIGKAGSRLGTALAMAVDHEIGMVPLVRNLEEFFARESCGWCTPCRDGLPWSVKILRALENGEGQPGDIETLEQLCRSLGPGKTFCAHAPGAVEPLQSAIKYFREEFEAGIAVQHFGNAHAIGGIQPNNLLKQRW from the coding sequence ATGACCAAGCACATTGTACGCACTCCCGAAACGCATCCGCTGACCTGGCGGCTGCGCGATGACAAGCAGCCGCTGTGGCTGGACGAGTACCGCAGCAAAAACGGCTATGCCGGCGCAGAAAAGGCCCTCAAAGGCCTGGCCCCGGACGAGATCGTCAGCCTGGTGAAAGACTCTGGGCTGAAGGGCCGCGGCGGCGCGGGCTTCTCCACCGGTTTGAAGTGGAGCCTGATGCCGAAGGACGAATCCATGAACATCCGTTACCTGCTGTGTAACGCCGATGAGATGGAGCCGGGCACCTACAAAGACCGCCTGCTGATGGAGCAGCTGCCGCACTTGCTGGTGGAAGGCATGCTGATCTCCGCGTTCGCGCTGAAAGCCTACCGCGGCTACATCTTCCTGCGCGGTGAGTACATCGAAGCGGCGGCGCACCTGCGCCGCGCCATCGCGGAAGCCACCGAAGCCGGCTATCTGGGCAAGAACATTCTCGGCACCGGGTTTGATTTCGAGCTGATTGTGCATACCGGCGCCGGCCGTTACATCTGCGGTGAAGAAACCGCGCTGATCAACTCGCTGGAAGGCCGCCGCGCCAACCCGCGTTCCAAGCCGCCATTCCCGGCCAGCGCCGGCGTGTGGGGCAAGCCGACCTGCGTCAACAACGTCGAAACGCTGTGCAACGTGCCGGCCATTCTGGCGAACGGCGTGGAGTGGTATACCGGCATCTCCGGCAGTGAAGACAAAGGCACCAAGCTGATGGGCTTCTCCGGCCGGGTGAAAAATCCGGGCGTCTGGGAGCTGCCGTTCGGCACCACCGCGCGCGAGATCCTGGAAGACTACGCCGGCGGCATGCGTGACGGTTTGCGCTTCAAAGCCTGGCAGCCGGGCGGCGCGGGTACCGACTTCCTGACTGCCGATCACCTCGATCTGCCGATGGAATACGGCGCGATCGGCAAAGCCGGCAGCCGTCTCGGCACCGCGCTGGCGATGGCGGTAGACCACGAGATCGGCATGGTGCCGCTGGTGCGTAACCTGGAAGAGTTCTTCGCCCGCGAGTCCTGCGGCTGGTGTACGCCATGCCGCGACGGCCTGCCGTGGAGCGTGAAGATCCTGCGCGCGTTGGAAAACGGCGAAGGGCAGCCGGGGGATATCGAAACCCTCGAGCAGCTGTGCCGCTCCCTAGGCCCGGGCAAAACCTTCTGCGCCCACGCGCCAGGTGCCGTAGAGCCACTGCAAAGCGCGATTAAATATTTCCGTGAAGAGTTCGAGGCGGGCATCGCCGTGCAGCACTTCGGCAACGCTCATGCGATTGGCGGCATTCAGCCGAACAATCTGCTGAAGCAGCGCTGGTAA